The DNA sequence CGGGTGGCGCTACCGGAGCCGTGGGGCCGCCACCGATGACCACATCGGCCGCGGCGTCACCCAGACGCGGACCCGAAGGGGTGGGCGAGCCGTCCGCTGGTGCGGTCGGGATCAGGGATGCCAGACCCCGGCCAAGTCCGCCCTTACGCCGTGATGCTGGCGACTGACTCATCGGTTACTTCTCCCTTTTTGCATCCACTCGGCACACGTGATCATCTTCCCGTAGCGCACGCCGCTCATTGCGGATCACTCGCCGATGGGCCCGGCCGCTGGGCGAGTTCGCGCGCGGCGTCCAAGTAACTCAGGGCGCCACGTGAACCCGGGTCGTATTCGAGGACGCTGGTCCCGTATCCCGGCGCCTCAGACACCTTGACGCTACGTGGGATGACCGAGCCCAATACCTTCGGGCCAAAGTGGCTACGCACCTCATCTGCCACCTGGTCCGCCAGCTTGGTCCTGCCGTCGTACATGGTCAGCAGAATCGTCGAGACGTGCAGCGCGGGATTCAGATGAGCCTGGACGAGTTCGATGTTGCGCAGGAGCTGCCCTACACCCTCGAGCGCGTAGTACTCGCACTGGATGGGAATCAGCACTTCGTTGGCAGCGACAAGCGCGTTGACCGTCAACAGACCGAGCGAGGGCGGGCAGTCGATGAAGACAAAGTCGAAGGCGTCGGTGGGCAGCCCCGCGATCGCACCACGCAACCGTCCTTCACGAGCGACCATCGAGACCAACTCGATCTCGGCGCCGGCCAGGTCGATCGTCGCCGGAACACAGAACAGGTGCTCGCTCTGCGGGCTGGATTGGATCGCGTCCTTGATGGGAATCTCGCCAAGGAGAACCTCGTACGAGGACGGGGTGCCCGCCCGATGATCGGCACCCAGCGCTGTACTCGCGTTGCCCTGCGGATCAAGGTCGATCACCAGAACATTGAGCCCCTGCATCGCCATCGCCGCGGCGAGGTTCACCGCGGTCGTGGTCTTCCCGACGCCACCCTTCTGGTTGGCGATCGTCAGCATTCTGCGATGTGCCGGCTTCGGAAGTCGGACCGATCCTTGTTTGATTTGGGTCGCGCGCTGAGCGGCTGCACCGATGGGAGTCTCCGACTCCTCGAAGTCCGCGGGCGATCGGTGGCCGTCACCCACTGCGCCGGTTTCACGTGAAACATCGTCGCTACTCACTGTCGTCTCCTTGATCGGATGCTCATCGGCTCCGCTTTCGCGTCCCGCCACGGGAGCTCCCCCGCCGGATGTCTCCGTCGCATTCTTTCCGCCGCGCGACCACCACCGTGGTGGGCGGATCGAGGTACCGCGTGCCACATTGCACCACCCTCACATCGTCAGCACCGAGCAGGCTCAGCGCGCTACCGAACTGCTGCACTTCTTCATCGGCGCGATCGCCTTTGATCGCCAGCATGCGTCCGCCGACCCGTGTCAACGGAAGGGACCAGCGGCCGATCTTGTCGAGTGCCGCGACCGCCCGAGAGGTGACCGCATCCGCCCCGCCGACCGCCGTCACAACACTCGGCTCCTCGGCTCGGCCCCGCATCACCGATACGTTGGTCAGCCCCAGCCTCTCGATCATTTCACGGAGGAAGTCGGTGCGGCGCAGCATCGGCTCGACGAGAACGATATCTACATCGGGTCGTGCGATACCCAACGGAATACCCGGCAATCCGGCGCCGCTGCCGACATCGATTACGCGCTCCGCGGGATCGAGCAGCTCTCCCAGAACCGCACTGTTGAGAATGTGGCGCTCCCACAATCGGTCGGCCTCACGAGGACCGATCAGGCCCCGCTCCACACCAGTCGTGGCAAGCGCTTCGACGTACTCGACCGCGACCGGAAGCCGCTCACCGAATATCTCGGTTGCGGCCTCCGGCACCGGGAGGGTCTCGCCGTGTTTCACGTGAAACATTCCTCCCGGAGCGCGGCCACTGAATTACATGGATGAGATTTGGTGGCTGTCAGTCGTGCAGGACGACGACGCGGCGCGACGGCTCCACGCCCTCGCTCTCGCTGTGCACACCGTCGATCGCCGCGACAGCGTCGTGCACGA is a window from the Mycobacteroides salmoniphilum genome containing:
- the rsmG gene encoding 16S rRNA (guanine(527)-N(7))-methyltransferase RsmG; amino-acid sequence: MFHVKHGETLPVPEAATEIFGERLPVAVEYVEALATTGVERGLIGPREADRLWERHILNSAVLGELLDPAERVIDVGSGAGLPGIPLGIARPDVDIVLVEPMLRRTDFLREMIERLGLTNVSVMRGRAEEPSVVTAVGGADAVTSRAVAALDKIGRWSLPLTRVGGRMLAIKGDRADEEVQQFGSALSLLGADDVRVVQCGTRYLDPPTTVVVARRKECDGDIRRGSSRGGTRKRSR
- a CDS encoding ParA family protein yields the protein MGDGHRSPADFEESETPIGAAAQRATQIKQGSVRLPKPAHRRMLTIANQKGGVGKTTTAVNLAAAMAMQGLNVLVIDLDPQGNASTALGADHRAGTPSSYEVLLGEIPIKDAIQSSPQSEHLFCVPATIDLAGAEIELVSMVAREGRLRGAIAGLPTDAFDFVFIDCPPSLGLLTVNALVAANEVLIPIQCEYYALEGVGQLLRNIELVQAHLNPALHVSTILLTMYDGRTKLADQVADEVRSHFGPKVLGSVIPRSVKVSEAPGYGTSVLEYDPGSRGALSYLDAARELAQRPGPSASDPQ